In Papaver somniferum cultivar HN1 chromosome 1, ASM357369v1, whole genome shotgun sequence, a genomic segment contains:
- the LOC113273143 gene encoding heat shock 70 kDa protein 18-like, with protein sequence MVGSAGRAIGIDLGTTYSCVGVWQDGRVEIIPNDQGNRTTPSYVGFTDTHRFVGDAAKNQVTMNPINTVFDAKRLIGRKINDTSVQSDIKLWPFKVVGGADNRPMIQVKYKGKDKTLSAEEISSMVLTKMRETAEAYLGSTVKDAVITVPAYFNDSQRQATKDAGIIAGLNVLRIINEPTAAGIAYGLDKKDTTIKNPEATIVVGENVLIFDLGGGTFDVSILNIKEGIFEVKATAGDTHLGGEDFNNRMVDHFVQEFKKKHNKDISGNPKALGKLRTSCERAKRNLSSTTQTIIEIDSLYEGVDFHASITRAQFEELNMDLFKKCMEPVELCLTDAKIDKNNIHEIVLVGGSTRILKVQSLLRDFFDGKELCKNINPDEAVAHGAAVQAAILSGEGIENMQDFSLLDVTPLSLGIKTIGGVMSVVVPKNTPIPTKKQKGYTTSEDDQTRVRFSVYEGERISTRDNYLLGEFLLNGVLPAPRRVAKLTAYFDIDADGISTVSAEDEKSGSKNMITITNNKERLSSSEIQRLVLEAEEYKSEDQKHKELRNSFEMYALKMRNMVDNSGGMLSSDEEKKIENAVYNALQWLDSNEFSKIDDINSNMKALQKVCDPIIDKLYQPGGIDNFPTTIQKIRNILRCLPFF encoded by the exons ATGGTTGGATCAGCAGGCAGAGCGATAGGGATTGATTTAGGAACAACATATTCATGTGTTGGTGTATGGCAAGATGGTCGTGTTGAGATTATCCCTAATGATCAAGGAAATAGAACTACTCCTTCTTATGTTGGTTTTACTGATACTCACCGTTTCGTCGGTGATGCTGCAAAGAATCAAGTTACTATGAACCCTATTAACACTGTTTTCG ATGCGAAACGTTTAATAGGTAGAAAAATCAATGATACCTCTGTTCAGAGTGATATCAAACTATGGCCTTTCAAAGTGGTTGGTGGAGCAGACAACAGACCAATGATTCAAGTCAAGTACAAGGGTAAGGATAAAACGTTATCAGCTGAGGAGATTTCATCCATGGTTCTTACTAAGATGAGAGAAACAGCGGAAGCTTATCTTGGCTCAACTGTTAAGGATGCTGTTATCACAGTCCCGGCCTACTTTAATGATTCGCAGCGTCAAGCTACTAAAGATGCTGGTATAATTGCTGGCCTTAATGTACTGCGAATCATCAATGAACCAACAGCGGCAGGAATTGCTTACGGTCTTGATAAGAAGGATACCACTATTAAGAATCCAGAGGCGACCATTGTTGTTGGAGAGAACGTTCTTATCTTTGATCTTGGTGGTGGTACTTTTGATGTTTCGATACTCAACATCAAAGAGGGTATCTTTGAAGTCAAGGCCACAGCTGGAGATACCCATCTGGGAGGAGAGGATTTCAATAACAGAATGGTCGATCACTTTGTTCAAGAGTTTAAAAAGAAGCACAACAAGGACATCAGTGGAAATCCAAAGGCTCTTGGGAAGCTGAGAACATCTTGTGAGAGGGCAAAGAGAAATCTGTCGTCCACTACCCAAACAATTATTGAGATTGATTCATTGTATGAAGGTGTTGATTTTCATGCATCTATTACTCGTGCTCAATTCGAAGAGTTGAACATGGATTTGTTCAAGAAATGTATGGAACCTGTTGAGCTGTGTTTGACGGATGCTAAGATAGACAAGAACAACATTCACGAAATTGTGCTCGTAGGTGGATCTACCAGGATTCTCAAGGTGCAGTCTCTATTGCGGGATTTCTTTGACGGTAAGGAACTCTGCAAGAACATCAACCCTGATGAAGCTGTGGCTCATGGTGCTGCAGTGCAAGCTGCTATTTTGAGTGGTGAGGGTATCGAAAACATGCAGGACTTTTCATTGTTGGATGTCACCCCTCTTTCACTTGGTATCAAGACAATTGGAGGTGTTATGAGTGTGGTAGTCCCAAAGAACACGCCCATTCCAACCAAGAAACAAAAGGGCTACACTACAAGCGAGGACGATCAAACTAGAGTGAGGTTTTCGGTGTATGAGGGTGAAAGAATCAGTACTAGAGACAATTACTTGTTGGGTGAATTCTTGTTAAATGGAGTTCTTCCAGCACCTCGTCGTGTTGCTAAGCTGACAGCATATTTTGATATTGATGCTGACGGTATTTCGACTGTGTCTGCCGAGGACGAGAAATCTGGGAGCAAAAATATGATTACGATTACAAATAACAAGGAAAGGTTGTCGTCCTCTGAGATTCAGAGGTTGGTTCTAGAGGCTGAGGAATACAAGTCAGAAGATCAAAAACACAAAGAGTTGAGAAACTCCTTTGAGATGTATGCATTAAAGATGAGGAACATGGTCGATAATAGCGGAGGGATGCTATCATCAGATGAGGAGAAGAAGATTGAGAATGCAGTCTACAATGCCCTTCAGTGGTTGGATAGCAATGAATTCAGCAAAATAGACGACATCAACAGCAACATGAAGGCACTACAGAAGGTATGCGACCCTATTATAGATAAGCTGTATCAGCCGGGTGGTATTGATAATTTTCCTACAACAATTCAGAAAATCCGGAATATTTTGAGATGTTTACCTTTCTTTTAA